The proteins below come from a single Streptomyces sp. SCSIO 75703 genomic window:
- a CDS encoding glycosyltransferase — translation MTTTQLSVVVPCFNEAAVIEKFHSVIGNVLGPAELDYEICYVDDGSTDRTSDIIRQLGLADPRVRYAVLSRNFGKEAAMLAGLRMSRGQAVVLMDADLQHPPELIPRMLELHARGYDQVVPRRDRAGDGVTRALLSRGYYALVRHLMDVEVLDGAGDFRLLSRHAVDTVLSLPETNRFSKGIFSWVGFSTATFTYRNAQRLAGSSKWGSRRLLNYGIDGLLSFNNRPLRMAIYTGFWCLLVAVAYAAWVVLDVAIHGSVVPGYVTLLMVVVALGGIQLITLGIIGEYVGRIYHEVKRRPAFVVQETDEFPSQRPHPAHHEKITPSGNLPKTSRQFATFVAIGFVNTAVYLSIFAALHQWIPYLVAHALGFAVSVGCSFLLNSYLTCRTHPTWRAFLRFPLSSVFNLVASGALLYLAVSQFGMDKNVAALVAGVVVTPVSFLIARWAINSGRQPGGAKVTAGALRRSVPEAKQDDPTLG, via the coding sequence TTGACGACTACCCAGCTTTCCGTGGTCGTTCCGTGCTTCAACGAAGCCGCCGTTATCGAGAAATTCCACTCGGTCATCGGAAACGTGCTGGGACCGGCCGAGCTCGACTACGAGATCTGCTACGTGGACGACGGCAGCACTGACCGAACATCGGACATCATCAGGCAGCTTGGTCTCGCGGATCCGCGGGTCAGGTACGCGGTGCTCAGCAGGAACTTCGGCAAGGAAGCCGCGATGCTCGCCGGCCTGCGGATGTCCCGGGGCCAGGCGGTGGTCCTCATGGACGCGGACCTGCAGCACCCCCCGGAGCTCATTCCCCGGATGCTCGAACTCCACGCTCGGGGGTACGACCAGGTGGTTCCCCGGCGAGATCGTGCGGGTGACGGCGTGACACGCGCCCTGTTGAGCCGCGGTTACTACGCTCTGGTCCGACACCTCATGGACGTGGAGGTACTCGACGGCGCCGGCGACTTCCGACTGCTGTCGCGCCACGCGGTGGACACCGTACTTTCACTCCCGGAGACCAATCGGTTCTCCAAGGGCATCTTCTCCTGGGTCGGGTTCTCCACGGCCACGTTCACCTACCGGAACGCGCAACGGCTGGCGGGCAGCTCGAAGTGGGGGAGCCGCCGTCTGCTCAACTACGGCATCGACGGTCTACTGTCGTTCAACAACCGCCCACTGAGAATGGCCATCTACACGGGCTTTTGGTGCCTTCTGGTAGCAGTTGCCTATGCGGCGTGGGTAGTCCTGGACGTGGCAATCCACGGGAGCGTTGTCCCCGGTTATGTGACGCTACTGATGGTGGTGGTAGCGCTGGGTGGAATCCAGCTGATCACCCTGGGGATCATCGGCGAGTACGTGGGCAGAATTTATCACGAGGTGAAGCGCCGTCCCGCATTTGTGGTGCAGGAGACCGATGAGTTCCCGTCTCAGCGACCGCACCCAGCACATCATGAAAAAATCACGCCTTCTGGAAATCTTCCCAAAACGTCACGGCAGTTCGCCACCTTCGTGGCAATCGGATTCGTCAATACCGCCGTATACCTGAGCATTTTTGCCGCTCTGCACCAGTGGATCCCGTACCTCGTGGCGCATGCGCTCGGATTTGCCGTCAGTGTCGGATGCTCTTTTCTGCTCAATTCCTACCTCACCTGTCGAACCCATCCGACATGGCGCGCGTTCCTCCGGTTTCCGCTTTCCAGTGTCTTCAATCTCGTGGCGTCGGGCGCCCTTCTCTACTTGGCCGTGAGTCAATTCGGAATGGATAAGAATGTCGCTGCACTCGTCGCCGGAGTCGTGGTCACCCCTGTCTCCTTCCTCATCGCGCGGTGGGCCATCAACTCCGGCCGGCAGCCGGGGGGCGCCAAGGTCACTGCGGGAGCGCTTCGGCGCTCTGTCCCGGAGGCGAAGCAAGACGACCCCACGCTCGGCTAG
- a CDS encoding fasciclin domain-containing protein produces MNSVRVRTTAVTVAAALSIPLSLGVLVPQASASDSSPTDGDTASPSPSDQPFGPNCSMLPQSGNGSAAQMAHEDVATAVDNNPNLSMLADAIKKTDLANTLNGLKDSTVFVPTNDAFNKLGTAKKDALLNDKAQLKKVLTYHVVEHKKITKAQLPHGKFTTLEGSTLTTSGSGDSFKVNGSVPIACGNIPTKNATVYIVDGVLIPPTATPSTSPSPSS; encoded by the coding sequence ATGAATTCCGTACGCGTCCGTACCACCGCTGTCACCGTGGCCGCAGCGCTCAGCATCCCGCTGTCGCTGGGCGTACTGGTGCCCCAGGCATCGGCGTCCGACTCGTCGCCGACCGACGGCGACACCGCGTCTCCGTCACCGAGCGACCAGCCCTTCGGCCCCAACTGTTCCATGCTGCCGCAGAGCGGCAACGGAAGCGCCGCACAGATGGCGCACGAGGACGTCGCGACGGCGGTGGACAACAACCCGAACCTGTCCATGCTGGCCGATGCCATCAAGAAGACCGACCTGGCGAACACCCTGAACGGTCTCAAGGACAGCACCGTCTTCGTGCCCACCAACGACGCGTTCAACAAGCTCGGCACCGCCAAGAAGGACGCGCTTCTCAACGACAAAGCCCAGCTCAAGAAGGTGCTGACCTACCACGTGGTCGAGCACAAGAAGATCACCAAGGCACAACTGCCGCACGGCAAGTTCACCACGCTCGAGGGCAGCACCCTCACCACCTCGGGCTCCGGTGACTCCTTCAAGGTCAACGGCAGTGTGCCGATCGCCTGCGGCAACATCCCCACGAAGAACGCGACGGTGTACATCGTCGACGGTGTTCTCATCCCGCCGACTGCCACCCCATCGACGTCGCCGTCGCCGTCCTCGTAG
- a CDS encoding NADP-dependent oxidoreductase yields the protein MGQAWGFGRYGGPEVQEFLERPDPVPGRDEVLIRVDVAGVNPLDHLLRSGLVDGLDGGRPFPRVLGMEAAGTVLARGEDVNGLEVGDAVFGFALTGGGTYAETTVLSAPNTARIPEGLSATVAATLPVAGTTAVDVLDQLGLPAGATVLVNGVGGGVGLAVARLAAGRGLRVIGTGSAAKREHAEAVGARFVDYTAEDVAAAARELVPDGFDGIVDLVGGTSLRTVAPLARDPRNVIAVGDMSVPGLGGRFVERRVDRENLERSARLALDGLLAPVITAVHPLSDAPAALATVENGHASGKVVIKVA from the coding sequence ATGGGCCAGGCATGGGGTTTCGGCAGGTATGGCGGGCCCGAGGTGCAGGAGTTCTTGGAGCGTCCCGACCCCGTCCCCGGTCGAGACGAGGTGCTGATCCGGGTCGACGTCGCCGGCGTGAATCCCCTCGACCACCTTCTGCGCTCGGGCCTGGTCGACGGGCTCGACGGCGGGCGTCCGTTTCCCCGCGTGCTGGGCATGGAGGCGGCCGGAACCGTTCTCGCGCGGGGCGAGGACGTCAACGGGCTCGAGGTGGGTGACGCGGTCTTCGGCTTCGCACTCACCGGTGGCGGCACCTACGCCGAGACGACGGTGCTGTCCGCGCCGAACACGGCGCGCATCCCGGAGGGTCTGTCCGCGACCGTGGCGGCAACGCTGCCGGTGGCCGGGACGACCGCGGTGGACGTGCTCGACCAGCTCGGCCTCCCGGCCGGTGCCACGGTCCTGGTCAACGGGGTCGGGGGCGGGGTCGGTCTCGCCGTCGCCCGCCTGGCCGCCGGGCGCGGGCTGCGTGTGATCGGCACCGGGAGTGCCGCCAAACGCGAGCACGCCGAGGCGGTCGGGGCGCGGTTCGTCGACTACACCGCCGAGGACGTCGCCGCCGCGGCACGCGAGCTGGTTCCGGACGGCTTCGACGGGATCGTCGACCTGGTCGGAGGCACCTCGCTGCGGACGGTCGCTCCGCTGGCCCGGGACCCCCGCAACGTCATCGCCGTGGGTGATATGTCGGTGCCCGGTCTCGGTGGGCGCTTCGTCGAGCGCCGCGTCGACCGCGAGAACCTGGAACGGTCGGCCCGGCTGGCCCTCGACGGACTTCTCGCACCCGTCATCACCGCGGTCCATCCGCTCTCCGACGCCCCGGCCGCCCTCGCCACCGTCGAGAACGGTCACGCCTCGGGCAAGGTCGTCATCAAGGTGGCATGA
- a CDS encoding MerR family transcriptional regulator, whose amino-acid sequence MRIGELSKRTGVSPRSLRYYEEQGLLTSSRSDAGQRHYSDAAVQRVSLIRQLLDAGMSSRVIATVLPCVDIPGDLGIAEETFTAMMRERDRIDADIAHLIETRDALDVLIRANSRHRAELTTAPGAVARPA is encoded by the coding sequence ATGCGGATAGGCGAGTTGTCCAAGCGCACGGGCGTGAGTCCGCGCTCCCTGCGCTACTACGAAGAACAGGGCCTGCTGACCAGTTCACGCTCCGACGCGGGGCAGCGTCACTACTCCGATGCCGCGGTCCAGCGCGTGTCACTCATCCGGCAACTGCTCGACGCGGGTATGTCCAGCAGGGTGATCGCGACTGTGCTGCCCTGTGTGGACATCCCGGGTGACCTGGGCATCGCCGAGGAGACGTTCACGGCGATGATGCGCGAACGCGACCGGATCGACGCCGACATCGCGCACCTGATCGAGACCCGAGACGCGCTCGACGTGCTGATCAGGGCCAACAGCCGGCACCGGGCGGAACTGACCACGGCCCCGGGAGCGGTGGCGCGGCCGGCCTGA
- a CDS encoding ricin-type beta-trefoil lectin domain protein: MAHPDDDLFFLNPEIRKTIRAGCPVDTVYLTAGDAGQTNRVKALEYVDRREYGVRAAYAEMAEAANRWQQADVRADGVRVRSYLLADKGRDVNVRLTFLGLHDGLPHGQQENSLLRLFDGGRKSIKPFQGAESYSEDRLLAVLTELVRLSGAERILTMDHDNASFAFGLGGGVDHSDHGVGARYFRRAGYTLGIPVSSYLAYTMSSLKENLTAGESAEKEEVARWYLANRKCRETGTCANVPPFSGRLQKDWDLWIHRQYEQSHRAPRSGEILGDIGRTTYATGRDPAQCLHAAAGPPDLGEVSIRRCDGSASQKWDMDRDGTIRPRGDRDSCLTALARKAGLTQCEPGRPSQQWHREPWPDTAWKRDAWQLSGSGNRCLYQDDHSLPARWDDRGRPSPELELSDCGTRPRPELYWRWGG, encoded by the coding sequence GTGGCCCATCCCGATGACGACCTGTTCTTTCTGAACCCGGAGATCAGAAAGACCATCCGCGCCGGATGTCCGGTCGACACCGTGTATCTGACCGCCGGCGACGCCGGGCAGACGAATCGGGTCAAGGCGCTGGAGTACGTGGACCGCAGGGAGTACGGCGTGCGTGCCGCCTACGCGGAGATGGCGGAGGCGGCCAACCGCTGGCAGCAGGCAGATGTGCGGGCGGACGGCGTGCGGGTCAGGTCCTATCTGCTTGCCGACAAGGGTCGAGACGTCAATGTGCGGTTGACGTTCCTGGGTCTTCACGACGGTCTTCCGCACGGTCAACAGGAGAACAGTCTGCTCAGACTTTTCGACGGTGGCAGAAAGAGCATCAAACCTTTCCAGGGTGCCGAAAGCTATTCGGAAGACCGCTTGCTCGCGGTGCTGACGGAACTGGTCCGGCTCAGCGGAGCGGAACGCATCCTGACGATGGACCACGACAACGCGTCGTTCGCTTTCGGCCTTGGCGGCGGAGTCGATCACAGCGATCATGGTGTGGGGGCACGGTACTTTCGGAGGGCGGGTTACACGCTCGGAATTCCCGTGTCCTCCTATCTCGCTTACACGATGTCTTCGCTCAAGGAGAATCTCACGGCGGGGGAGTCCGCGGAGAAGGAGGAAGTGGCGCGTTGGTACCTCGCGAACCGGAAATGCCGGGAGACCGGAACCTGCGCCAACGTCCCGCCTTTCAGCGGCAGACTCCAGAAGGACTGGGACCTGTGGATCCACCGTCAGTACGAACAGTCACACCGCGCCCCGCGCTCCGGCGAAATCCTCGGGGACATCGGCCGGACGACGTACGCCACCGGAAGGGACCCCGCGCAGTGCCTCCACGCCGCTGCCGGTCCGCCGGACCTCGGTGAGGTGAGCATCCGCAGGTGCGACGGGTCGGCCTCGCAAAAGTGGGACATGGACCGCGACGGCACGATCAGACCCCGCGGAGACCGCGACTCCTGCCTGACAGCGCTCGCACGAAAAGCCGGGCTCACACAGTGCGAGCCCGGCCGCCCGAGCCAGCAGTGGCACCGAGAGCCGTGGCCGGACACCGCCTGGAAGCGTGACGCCTGGCAACTCTCCGGGAGCGGAAACCGCTGTCTGTACCAGGACGACCACAGCCTCCCGGCTCGATGGGACGATCGCGGCCGGCCGAGCCCCGAACTGGAACTGTCCGACTGCGGCACTCGGCCCCGGCCCGAACTCTACTGGCGCTGGGGCGGCTGA
- a CDS encoding phosphatase PAP2 family protein: MIMAFDGASIDGSAYVNVVRAARQAPGWLNESVSLWSAYGLAVFAVLASAGWWLARRSDRTAAMTALAVPAAVVVAYCVNAALKLWVREDRPCQSLQVRTLEACPAPGDWSFPSNHAAIATAAAVALFFVSRRLGAAAAVGALAMAASRVWVGAHYPHDVMAGMVTGGLVALLAMLALSRGSLPVARWIGSSRLHLLVTRS, translated from the coding sequence ATGATCATGGCTTTCGACGGGGCGTCGATCGACGGCTCCGCCTACGTGAACGTGGTGCGTGCGGCGCGACAGGCGCCGGGCTGGCTGAACGAATCGGTGTCGCTCTGGTCGGCCTACGGGCTCGCGGTGTTCGCCGTCCTCGCGAGCGCCGGATGGTGGCTCGCCCGCCGGTCCGACAGGACCGCCGCGATGACGGCGTTGGCCGTGCCGGCGGCCGTGGTCGTCGCGTACTGCGTGAACGCCGCACTCAAACTGTGGGTCCGTGAGGACCGGCCGTGCCAGAGCCTCCAGGTCAGGACCCTGGAGGCGTGTCCGGCACCCGGGGACTGGTCCTTCCCCAGCAACCACGCGGCGATCGCGACCGCCGCCGCCGTGGCCCTGTTCTTCGTCTCGCGCCGACTGGGGGCGGCCGCGGCTGTCGGCGCACTGGCGATGGCGGCCTCACGGGTGTGGGTAGGCGCGCACTATCCGCACGACGTCATGGCCGGGATGGTGACGGGCGGGCTCGTCGCACTCCTGGCGATGCTCGCACTGAGCCGGGGCTCGCTCCCCGTGGCCCGGTGGATCGGCTCGAGCCGCCTTCACCTGCTGGTAACCCGCTCATGA
- a CDS encoding DedA family protein, giving the protein MPTRIDPSLQLAVNVLDAHSLLVAFGALGVGVVLFAETGLLVGFFLPGDSLLFTAGLLCTGSSEGSVRLSLGPLLVAAAAGALLGAQCGYLLGRKAGGALLARSRSQRLHEGARRAEGLLERYGYAKAIVLARFVPVVRTVLNPVAGALGVPMRTFTVWQVAGGLVWSIGLTLAGYALGSSVPNVDRYLLPLVALIVLVSLTPLLVESYRARRARRDGETEKGNR; this is encoded by the coding sequence ATGCCGACACGCATCGACCCGTCGTTGCAGCTCGCTGTCAACGTGCTCGATGCCCATTCCCTGCTGGTCGCCTTCGGGGCCCTGGGAGTGGGGGTGGTGTTGTTCGCGGAGACGGGCCTGCTGGTCGGGTTCTTCCTCCCGGGCGACTCGCTGCTGTTCACGGCAGGGCTGCTGTGCACGGGCTCGTCCGAAGGGAGCGTGCGCCTGTCGCTGGGGCCCTTGCTGGTCGCGGCCGCGGCGGGTGCGCTGCTCGGGGCGCAGTGCGGGTATCTGCTCGGCCGTAAGGCGGGCGGAGCGCTGCTGGCCCGCAGCCGCTCGCAGCGGCTCCACGAGGGTGCGAGACGCGCCGAGGGACTACTGGAGCGGTACGGGTACGCCAAGGCCATCGTGCTGGCCCGTTTCGTTCCGGTGGTGCGGACCGTGCTCAACCCGGTGGCGGGCGCGCTGGGGGTGCCGATGCGGACGTTCACCGTGTGGCAGGTGGCCGGCGGGCTCGTGTGGAGCATCGGCCTCACCCTCGCCGGGTACGCGCTGGGCTCTTCCGTCCCGAACGTCGACCGGTACCTGCTCCCGCTGGTGGCGTTGATCGTCTTGGTTTCGCTGACGCCCCTCCTGGTCGAGTCGTACCGGGCTCGCCGTGCGCGCCGAGACGGTGAAACGGAGAAGGGAAATAGATGA
- a CDS encoding phosphatidylglycerol lysyltransferase domain-containing protein, with the protein MGHGRGRQASRTGERRSSRFYLAAVWYLRAVAFVNFLAAVWVAFGNDIRRHNDDEFFTPYLLTAGFFSGSVSLFLAITMRRRKRAAWTLNLVLAGPVLILSALAMGLPVYRQHAQNWFSMVITALFVTVLLGGRREFHAKGDPSNAKLAASVAVGGGLTCSLLAAGLVTVTNTDPDAGRSDFLERWHYGVLRMVSLAYDDISFGDITTPNWTNVLINVMSTMLVLLVLYAAFRSRQAFGAMTEEDLGRLRALLERHGERDSLGYFALRRDKSVVWSSSGKSAVTYRVVSGVSLASGDPIGDPEAWPGAIDRWLAQAREYGWAPAVIGASEEGGTVYARHGLDALELGDEAIVDLGEFTLEGRAMRGVRQAYNRIERAGYTVRVLRHKDIPAREMAGLVRLVDDWRDGETERGFSMALGRLGDPQDGQCLMVVCHDGKRPCGLLSFVPWGDDGLSLDLMRRDRDSENGLFEFMVLKLIQQAGEFGIRQISLNFAMFRSVFERGSRLGAGPVLRLWHSLLSFFSRWWQIESLYRANAKYRPIWEPRYLLFEKSADLLRIAVASARAEGFLGSPELPKWLNRRRLGGTDPHW; encoded by the coding sequence ATGGGTCATGGTCGAGGCCGGCAGGCGAGTCGCACCGGGGAACGTCGTTCTTCGCGTTTCTACCTGGCGGCGGTCTGGTATCTGCGGGCCGTGGCATTCGTCAACTTCCTCGCCGCGGTATGGGTCGCTTTCGGCAACGACATCCGGCGGCACAACGACGACGAGTTCTTCACGCCCTACTTGCTGACGGCCGGGTTCTTCTCCGGCTCAGTCTCTCTCTTCCTGGCCATCACCATGCGGCGCCGCAAGCGCGCGGCATGGACCCTCAACCTTGTGCTCGCCGGCCCGGTCCTGATCCTCAGCGCCCTGGCGATGGGACTGCCGGTCTACCGGCAGCACGCCCAGAACTGGTTCTCGATGGTCATCACCGCCCTCTTCGTCACCGTGCTGCTCGGCGGGCGGCGCGAATTCCACGCGAAGGGGGACCCGTCCAATGCGAAACTGGCGGCCTCGGTCGCAGTGGGGGGCGGCCTGACATGCTCGCTGCTTGCCGCCGGACTGGTCACGGTGACGAACACCGACCCGGACGCCGGGCGCTCCGACTTCCTGGAACGCTGGCACTACGGGGTGCTCCGCATGGTCTCCCTCGCCTATGACGACATCTCCTTCGGGGACATCACTACACCCAACTGGACCAATGTTCTGATCAACGTCATGAGCACGATGCTGGTCCTGCTGGTCCTGTACGCGGCGTTCCGCTCTCGGCAGGCCTTCGGCGCCATGACCGAGGAAGACCTGGGTCGTCTGCGCGCGCTGCTGGAACGGCACGGGGAGCGCGACTCCCTCGGGTACTTCGCACTGCGGCGGGACAAGAGCGTCGTGTGGTCTTCGTCGGGCAAGTCCGCGGTCACGTACCGGGTGGTGAGCGGGGTGTCACTGGCGTCCGGGGACCCGATCGGCGATCCGGAGGCATGGCCGGGAGCGATCGACCGCTGGCTGGCCCAGGCCCGGGAGTACGGCTGGGCTCCGGCCGTGATCGGCGCGAGTGAGGAGGGTGGCACGGTCTACGCTCGCCACGGCCTGGACGCCCTGGAACTGGGAGACGAGGCGATCGTGGACCTCGGCGAGTTCACCCTCGAAGGCCGCGCCATGCGCGGCGTACGCCAGGCCTACAACCGCATCGAAAGGGCGGGCTACACCGTCCGGGTCCTGCGGCACAAGGACATCCCGGCGCGGGAGATGGCCGGTCTCGTGCGCCTCGTGGACGACTGGCGGGATGGTGAGACGGAGCGCGGCTTCTCCATGGCGCTGGGCCGCCTCGGGGACCCGCAGGACGGGCAGTGCCTGATGGTGGTGTGTCATGACGGAAAGCGTCCATGTGGCCTGCTCAGCTTCGTTCCCTGGGGAGACGACGGCTTGTCTCTGGACCTGATGCGCCGGGATCGCGACTCCGAGAACGGCCTCTTCGAGTTCATGGTGCTCAAGCTCATCCAGCAGGCCGGCGAGTTCGGAATCCGGCAGATCTCCCTGAACTTCGCGATGTTCCGTTCCGTCTTCGAGCGAGGGTCCCGGCTCGGCGCCGGACCTGTGCTGCGGCTGTGGCACTCGTTGCTCAGCTTCTTCTCACGCTGGTGGCAGATCGAGTCGCTGTACCGGGCCAACGCCAAGTACCGGCCCATCTGGGAACCGCGCTACCTGCTCTTCGAGAAGAGTGCCGACCTCCTGCGCATCGCCGTGGCCAGCGCCCGCGCCGAGGGATTCCTCGGATCACCGGAGCTACCGAAGTGGCTGAACCGGCGGCGCCTGGGCGGTACGGATCCCCACTGGTAG
- a CDS encoding metalloregulator ArsR/SmtB family transcription factor, with amino-acid sequence MADDLFKALADPTRRTILDVLTEKSGQTLFEICSRLSVKHQLGISRQAISQHLAVLETAGLVETRREGRYKFHDLNTAPLRQIAERWPVPDTSGSEESTP; translated from the coding sequence GTGGCCGACGACCTATTCAAAGCCTTGGCCGACCCCACCCGCCGCACCATCCTCGACGTGCTCACGGAGAAGTCCGGACAGACACTGTTCGAGATCTGCTCGCGCCTGAGCGTGAAGCACCAGCTCGGAATCTCACGTCAGGCGATCTCCCAGCACCTCGCCGTGCTGGAGACCGCCGGGCTCGTCGAGACCAGGCGGGAGGGCCGCTACAAGTTCCACGACCTGAACACCGCCCCACTGCGGCAGATCGCCGAGCGGTGGCCGGTGCCCGACACCTCCGGATCAGAAGAGAGCACGCCATGA
- a CDS encoding VOC family protein: MKIHLTSIFVDDQAKALDFYTETLGFVKKHDVPLGGEARWLTVVSPDAPGGTELLLEPAGHPAVKPYRDALVRDGIPLAQFAVDDVRAEYERLSGLGVRFTQEPLDAGPVTLAVFDDTCGNLIQIATQPQ; the protein is encoded by the coding sequence ATGAAGATCCATCTGACCAGCATCTTCGTCGACGACCAGGCCAAGGCCCTGGACTTCTACACCGAGACCCTCGGCTTCGTGAAGAAGCACGACGTCCCGCTGGGCGGCGAGGCCCGGTGGCTGACCGTCGTCTCACCCGACGCGCCCGGCGGCACCGAACTCCTCCTGGAGCCCGCCGGCCACCCGGCCGTCAAGCCCTACCGCGACGCGCTCGTCAGGGACGGCATCCCGCTCGCCCAGTTCGCCGTCGACGACGTGCGGGCGGAGTACGAGCGCCTGAGCGGTCTCGGCGTCCGCTTCACCCAGGAACCCCTGGACGCGGGCCCCGTCACCCTCGCCGTCTTCGACGACACCTGCGGCAACCTGATCCAGATCGCGACCCAGCCCCAGTAG
- a CDS encoding peptidase inhibitor family I36 protein, whose translation MRFTRIAAVASAVAFAGGGLLVTAGPAQAAKSDCPKTYLCSWATTNFSGTPGKVQGDNSNLRQYAKFANSRSMYNNGTSCSVRVWSGTSFTGSSTVFKIGYQLHDTGNSVLKNGAGSNRWC comes from the coding sequence ATGCGCTTCACCCGTATCGCCGCCGTCGCCTCCGCCGTCGCCTTCGCCGGAGGCGGCCTGCTGGTCACGGCGGGCCCGGCGCAGGCCGCGAAGTCGGACTGCCCCAAGACCTACCTGTGCTCGTGGGCGACGACGAACTTCTCGGGCACTCCCGGAAAGGTGCAGGGCGACAACTCCAACCTCCGCCAGTACGCCAAGTTCGCCAACTCCCGCTCCATGTACAACAACGGCACGAGCTGCAGCGTGCGCGTCTGGTCGGGGACCTCCTTCACCGGCTCCTCCACCGTGTTCAAGATCGGCTACCAGCTGCACGACACCGGCAACAGCGTCCTCAAGAACGGCGCGGGCTCGAACCGCTGGTGCTGA
- a CDS encoding XRE family transcriptional regulator — MTDGYEVDDLRHKGRSSLAEQLRFLRARSGLTLSGLAERTSYSRSSWERYLNGKAVPPRAALTEFAAAVGVAAPPLHRLREEERHSWRAGPPGGPPLREPTAGAGTGAEAGAGPSHEVPSRERGPAGAAVAARGAAGGGSDAGEAPPVRDAPRHPRRTFRMRTTLVSTASAVMALVTGILLGGWMFGGNDAERTGRQGAGSEPRCTEYECRDKDSQRLECHIGAWTAAAAWSGRTYIELRYSPRCRAAWARITDAEVGDTARVEGPRGVRNQRSVTYENDTYSPMVEAPYPAAARACGVVGGKEVCTSSGGSSPLPPALTDEREPARRAAPVDSGEATGARNG; from the coding sequence ATGACAGATGGGTATGAAGTGGACGATCTGCGGCACAAGGGTCGGAGTTCGCTGGCGGAGCAGTTGCGCTTCCTGCGCGCCCGCAGTGGTCTGACCCTCAGCGGTCTGGCCGAGCGCACCTCGTACAGCCGGTCCTCCTGGGAGCGTTACCTCAACGGCAAGGCCGTGCCGCCCCGCGCCGCGCTCACCGAGTTCGCGGCGGCCGTCGGTGTCGCGGCGCCCCCGCTCCACCGGTTACGGGAGGAGGAACGGCACTCCTGGCGGGCCGGCCCCCCGGGCGGGCCGCCGCTCCGCGAGCCGACGGCGGGCGCGGGGACGGGCGCGGAGGCGGGGGCGGGCCCTTCGCACGAGGTCCCCTCGCGCGAGAGGGGACCGGCGGGGGCGGCGGTCGCCGCGCGGGGCGCGGCGGGCGGCGGTTCCGATGCCGGGGAAGCGCCCCCGGTGCGGGACGCGCCGCGGCACCCGCGTCGTACGTTCCGGATGAGGACGACGCTGGTGTCCACGGCGTCCGCGGTCATGGCGCTGGTCACCGGCATCCTGCTCGGGGGCTGGATGTTCGGCGGGAACGACGCGGAGCGCACGGGCCGGCAGGGCGCCGGGAGCGAGCCCCGGTGCACCGAGTACGAATGCCGGGACAAGGACTCGCAGCGGCTGGAGTGCCACATCGGCGCGTGGACCGCCGCGGCCGCGTGGTCGGGCCGTACCTACATCGAACTGCGCTACAGCCCGCGGTGCCGGGCCGCGTGGGCCCGCATCACGGACGCCGAGGTGGGTGACACCGCGCGAGTGGAAGGCCCCCGGGGAGTGCGCAACCAGCGCTCGGTGACCTACGAGAACGACACCTACTCCCCGATGGTGGAGGCCCCCTATCCCGCCGCCGCGCGGGCCTGCGGGGTGGTGGGCGGCAAGGAGGTCTGCACCTCTTCGGGAGGGTCCTCGCCCCTGCCGCCCGCCCTCACCGACGAACGCGAACCGGCCCGGAGGGCCGCGCCGGTGGACAGCGGGGAGGCGACAGGGGCGAGGAACGGGTGA